The following proteins come from a genomic window of Bradyrhizobium paxllaeri:
- a CDS encoding phosphomannomutase/phosphoglucomutase: protein MFPKPKSVLVPNTYAFESGPMVKATGFREYDARWLFEKEINLMGVQALGMGLGALIAELGVAKEIVTGHDFRGYSASIKYALISGLMAAGCKVHDIGLAVTPMAYFAQFDLDVPCVAMVTASHNDNGWTGVKMGANRPLTFGPDEMTRLKEIVLNAEFKNKAGGSYQFHENFPARYIADLTSRPKLKRKLKVVAACGNGTAGAFAPQVLEAIGCEVIPLDTELDHTFPKYNPNPEDMEMLHAIRDAVLKHKADVGLGFDGDGDRCGVVDNTGEEIFADKVGVMLARDMSAIHKDAQFVVDVKSTGLFVTDPVLQKQGAKTAYWKTGHSYMKRRTNEMGALAGFEKSGHFFFNKPFGRGYDDGLVSAIAICEMLDRAPDKSMADLKNAIPKTWSSPTMSPHCGDEVKYGVADAVVKHFEALQKKGETVAGQKIRDLVTVNGVRVTVEDGSWGLVRASSNKPELVVVVESPVSEQRMRDMFEAMDSVLRTHPEVGEYNQKI, encoded by the coding sequence ATGTTCCCGAAGCCCAAATCCGTGCTGGTTCCGAATACCTATGCCTTCGAATCCGGGCCGATGGTGAAGGCGACCGGCTTTCGCGAATATGACGCGCGCTGGCTGTTCGAGAAGGAAATCAACCTGATGGGCGTGCAGGCGCTGGGCATGGGGCTCGGCGCGCTGATCGCGGAACTCGGCGTCGCCAAGGAAATCGTCACCGGCCATGATTTCCGCGGCTATTCGGCCTCGATCAAATACGCGCTGATATCAGGCCTGATGGCGGCCGGCTGCAAGGTGCATGATATCGGGCTTGCAGTAACGCCGATGGCCTATTTCGCGCAGTTCGATCTCGACGTGCCCTGCGTCGCGATGGTGACGGCCTCGCATAACGACAATGGCTGGACCGGCGTGAAGATGGGCGCCAACCGTCCGCTCACCTTCGGCCCCGACGAGATGACGCGGCTGAAGGAAATCGTGCTCAATGCCGAGTTCAAGAACAAGGCCGGCGGCTCGTATCAATTCCACGAGAATTTTCCGGCGCGCTACATCGCCGATCTCACCAGCCGTCCGAAGCTGAAGCGCAAGCTGAAGGTCGTGGCCGCCTGTGGCAACGGCACTGCTGGTGCGTTCGCGCCGCAGGTGCTGGAAGCGATCGGCTGCGAGGTGATCCCGCTCGACACCGAGCTCGACCACACCTTTCCGAAATACAATCCGAACCCTGAAGACATGGAGATGCTGCACGCGATCCGCGACGCCGTGCTCAAGCACAAGGCCGATGTCGGCCTCGGCTTCGACGGCGACGGAGACCGCTGCGGCGTGGTCGACAATACCGGCGAGGAAATCTTCGCCGACAAGGTCGGCGTGATGCTGGCGCGCGACATGTCGGCGATCCACAAGGATGCGCAGTTCGTCGTCGACGTGAAATCGACCGGCTTGTTCGTGACCGATCCGGTGCTGCAAAAGCAGGGCGCAAAAACCGCCTACTGGAAGACCGGCCATTCCTACATGAAGCGCCGCACCAACGAGATGGGCGCGCTGGCGGGCTTCGAAAAATCCGGCCACTTCTTCTTCAACAAGCCGTTCGGCCGTGGCTATGACGACGGTCTCGTCTCCGCGATCGCGATCTGCGAAATGCTCGATCGCGCGCCGGACAAGTCGATGGCCGACCTGAAGAATGCAATTCCGAAAACCTGGTCGTCGCCGACGATGTCGCCGCATTGCGGTGACGAGGTGAAGTACGGTGTTGCCGATGCCGTGGTGAAACATTTCGAAGCGCTGCAAAAAAAGGGCGAGACGGTCGCCGGCCAGAAGATCCGCGATCTCGTCACCGTCAACGGCGTGCGCGTGACCGTCGAGGACGGAAGCTGGGGCCTGGTGCGCGCCTCATCCAACAAGCCGGAGCTGGTTGTCGTGGTCGAGAGCCCGGTCTCCGAACAGCGCATGCGCGACATGTTCGAGGCGATGGATTCGGTGCTGCGGACGCATCCGGAAGTCGGCGAATATAATCAGAAGATTTGA
- a CDS encoding FkbM family methyltransferase, producing MKTARFLGKYASSDPIKLADIIRRRAIEQFSSAPSSIARTHFSGVQYELDMSLHRMMKKYFFHTHEMFLERIFDRCLVPGTIFVDIGANCGYWSARAASLVGPSGEVHAFEPVPQYFSMVRRLAELNPDYRIIANQIACGARSETLSMAVVGPGPTNFNNYDTNIGSSSLAAGFLDHAHELTEQIAVQVIPFDAYVRHHNLDLDRIGLVKIDVEGFESAVFDGMQDVLTKEGRKVPILCEILTDRTRAEPLDGRVIIERLESCGYRCLDATHLRPINRDALGFEENIFCC from the coding sequence ATGAAGACCGCCCGGTTCCTCGGGAAATATGCATCGAGCGATCCAATCAAGCTTGCCGATATCATACGACGGCGCGCTATTGAGCAATTTTCGTCGGCGCCCTCGAGCATTGCGAGAACGCACTTCAGTGGTGTGCAATACGAGCTCGACATGTCTCTTCATCGCATGATGAAGAAATACTTCTTTCATACCCACGAAATGTTCCTCGAGCGCATCTTCGATCGTTGCCTGGTCCCTGGCACGATCTTCGTCGACATTGGCGCGAACTGCGGCTACTGGTCAGCCAGAGCTGCATCGCTCGTCGGCCCGAGCGGCGAGGTGCATGCATTCGAGCCGGTGCCGCAATATTTCAGCATGGTCCGTCGGCTCGCCGAACTCAACCCCGATTATCGGATCATTGCCAACCAGATTGCCTGTGGCGCGCGAAGCGAAACACTCTCCATGGCGGTCGTTGGGCCGGGGCCGACGAACTTCAACAATTACGATACCAACATTGGATCGAGCTCATTGGCTGCGGGCTTCCTTGATCACGCTCACGAGCTCACGGAGCAAATCGCCGTCCAGGTGATTCCCTTCGACGCTTATGTGCGTCATCACAATCTCGATCTCGATCGCATCGGTCTCGTCAAAATCGACGTCGAGGGGTTTGAATCGGCGGTGTTCGACGGTATGCAGGACGTGCTCACAAAGGAGGGCCGCAAGGTGCCGATCCTGTGCGAAATCCTCACCGATCGCACCCGCGCCGAGCCGCTCGACGGCCGGGTAATTATCGAACGCTTGGAATCTTGCGGCTATCGGTGCCTCGACGCCACCCATTTGCGGCCGATTAATCGAGATGCGCTCGGCTTCGAAGAAAATATCTTCTGCTGCTGA
- a CDS encoding Lrp/AsnC family transcriptional regulator produces the protein MTDVAIQLHEGNRRLDAIDRKILTVLQEDASLSVAEIGDRVGLSSTPCWKRIQRLEADGVILRRVALVDQNKIGLGISVFVSVESSDHSEAWLKTFASAVSAMPEVMEFYRMAGDVDYMLRVVVADMASYDVFYKKLISAVPLKNVTSRFAMEKIKSVTALPVPAA, from the coding sequence ATGACCGACGTCGCCATTCAGCTCCACGAAGGCAACCGCCGCCTGGATGCCATCGACCGCAAGATCCTCACCGTGCTGCAAGAGGACGCCTCCCTTTCCGTCGCCGAGATCGGCGACCGGGTCGGACTGTCATCGACACCGTGCTGGAAGCGCATCCAGCGGCTGGAAGCCGACGGCGTGATCCTGCGCCGGGTGGCGCTGGTCGACCAGAACAAGATCGGGCTCGGCATTTCCGTGTTCGTCTCGGTCGAAAGCTCCGACCACTCGGAAGCCTGGCTGAAGACCTTCGCCAGCGCTGTCAGCGCCATGCCCGAGGTGATGGAATTCTACCGGATGGCCGGCGACGTCGATTACATGCTGCGCGTCGTGGTCGCCGACATGGCGAGCTATGACGTGTTCTACAAGAAACTGATCAGCGCCGTACCGCTGAAGAATGTCACCTCGCGCTTTGCGATGGAGAAGATCAAGTCGGTGACCGCGCTGCCGGTGCCGGCGGCGTAA
- a CDS encoding sugar kinase: protein MNFQDKAPKLPPRILCIGMPVRDLTFHTPGVPGRGSKENATAFDEICGGNALNGAIGIVRLGGRASICGPMGDANEASSRFIFDQMAREGIETKHLIHMPDLVTPISAVMIDPSGERTIVTFRDPKLWHVKLPDFDTLLDDCAAILTESRCAEFCTELCAEAVRRGIPVIVDVDRAMSLREGLLNASTHLVFSSEPLQETADVSDDAQALKKIAKLTPSFLAGTRGPRGTIWLDENGGIQETPAFPVHTVDTLGAGDVFHGAFALAITEKQDLRQALRFASAAAALKCTRFGGAFAAPQRIEVEELLSHGQSAAVARSGQ, encoded by the coding sequence ATGAACTTTCAAGACAAGGCGCCCAAACTCCCGCCGCGGATTCTCTGCATTGGCATGCCGGTGCGCGATCTCACCTTTCATACGCCTGGTGTTCCCGGGCGCGGCTCCAAGGAGAACGCCACCGCATTCGACGAAATCTGCGGCGGCAATGCGCTCAATGGCGCGATCGGCATCGTTCGGCTCGGCGGCCGCGCCTCGATCTGCGGACCGATGGGCGATGCCAACGAAGCATCGAGCCGCTTCATCTTCGATCAGATGGCGCGTGAGGGCATCGAGACGAAGCATCTCATCCATATGCCTGATCTGGTGACGCCGATCTCGGCTGTCATGATCGATCCGTCCGGCGAGCGCACCATCGTGACCTTCCGCGATCCGAAACTATGGCACGTGAAATTGCCCGACTTCGACACGCTGCTGGACGATTGCGCGGCCATTCTCACCGAGAGCCGCTGCGCCGAATTTTGCACCGAGCTTTGCGCCGAGGCCGTCCGCCGCGGCATTCCCGTGATCGTCGACGTCGATCGCGCGATGTCGCTGCGCGAGGGCCTGTTGAACGCCTCCACACATCTGGTGTTCTCCAGCGAGCCGCTGCAGGAGACCGCCGACGTCTCCGACGACGCCCAGGCGCTGAAGAAAATCGCAAAGCTGACCCCGTCTTTCCTGGCCGGCACAAGGGGGCCCCGGGGCACGATCTGGCTCGACGAGAACGGCGGTATCCAGGAGACCCCGGCCTTCCCGGTGCACACGGTCGATACCCTCGGCGCCGGCGACGTGTTCCACGGCGCGTTTGCGCTGGCTATCACAGAGAAGCAGGACCTGCGGCAGGCGCTGCGCTTCGCGTCCGCCGCCGCAGCGCTGAAATGCACCCGCTTCGGTGGCGCCTTCGCAGCGCCGCAACGTATTGAAGTTGAAGAGCTTTTGAGCCATGGCCAAAGTGCGGCCGTGGCCAGGAGCGGCCAATAG